The following proteins come from a genomic window of Papilio machaon chromosome 7, ilPapMach1.1, whole genome shotgun sequence:
- the LOC106714902 gene encoding post-GPI attachment to proteins factor 2: MYLPLYNVYEKRCVVRISISKLGFFTVLLPLLAFIICIILTMYKDFDRANNTHCNVPNIFPSISASIGNYEPQRTIWKTAIYIHAPIRFFIIYLRWKYYREIILDTFGVIVNVAVSLNVIENFSLVGLTYWTSSLNYPLHEVCFKTFIGTSIFYMLITSIMVTQYRRKSHMTRLERNSVKLKWRAFSINVVSFTIAAYFFLRHNRLCEPYVYSMFGFSEYIVVFSNIAFHMTTVYDLERRYIYLGTRGITLE, translated from the exons ATGTATCTACCTCTTTACAATGTATACGAAAAGAGATGTGTGGTTAGAATCTCTATATCTAAATTGGGATTCTTTACTGTACTACTTCCATTACTTGCTttcataatatgtattatattgaCAATGTACAAAGATTTTGATAGAGCAAATAACACACATTGCAACGTACCAAATATATTTCCGTCAATATCTGCATCTATTGGAAATTATGAACCTCAAAGAACAATTTGGAAAACTGCCATTTACATCCATGCACCTATCAGgttctttataatatacttgCGATGGAAATATTATAGAGAAATTATATTAGACACTTTTGGTGTAATAGTTAATGTAGCTGTGTCTTTAAATGTCATAGAAAATTTTTCTTTGGTTGGCCTGACTTATTGGACTTCATCTCTGAATTACC caTTACATGAAGTATGTTTCAAGACATTTATTGGAACATCAATATTTTACATGCTGATTACAAGTATAATGGTAACTCAGTACCGTAGGAAGTCTCACATGACTCGTTTAGAGAGAAACTCTGTTAAATTGAAATGGAGAGCATTTTCCATTAATGTTGTGTCATTTACAATTGCagcttacttttttttaagacaCAACAGGCTCTGTGAACCTTATG TATACTCTATGTTCGGGTTTTCCGAATATATTGTTGTGTTCAGCAACATTGCATTCCACATGACAACAGTGTATGATTTGGAAAGGAGGTATATTTATCTTGGTACAAGAGGTATTACATtagaataa
- the LOC106714706 gene encoding coiled-coil domain-containing protein 191, protein MKQRKDNTDINDINKKRKITQDNTLEHNYLPNDIKCVNNDLDFNYNIKTQSVDDNKIPASKINEHRTDLESLLIMMAIDSNVDYKERDDSFQKNILDVETNDHNNQISSTIGKENGKISEVLCIIPFRTEAQNRHNFLGKKYFQKWKIFTDTRRQTKEREIAINKFFDKLTEKKNSTKQSTESVNKTKLHVRDYNTYQHRYKVQKNIIALQKMKLNEQNKVIEQLKYNKIIESSKQSLETMRDEICKTYYQIDRQLKPKIKCLTNELKIREIEEPALVLHCLKVPQFIQRMEKRAREREEKHAMIRERRRQMEEERIRLKQQTELAKAEMDKEEKLKRMKELKEKRKKEKIENIRKKQHAERMRALIVMADIHYEKNLMAKYGINPLRKLMAIKLDNMVKAKSHYFFQVKKNVFLHWMWYTEDMWLERNYIAEDFYRKKILRKTFNSFKQNHRDYKLKLQVAEDYYDLYVSQLVFREFRKGIELIKKEYEMKWYKAEIYHNSNLLFKTFTCWRALPALNALIREQEARKLRWREKVLQVVPDYKPPEE, encoded by the exons atgaagCAGAGAAAAGATAATACTGATATTAATGACATAaacaaaaagagaaaaatcACTCAGGATAATACTTtagaacataattatttacctAACGACATCAAGTGTGTCAATAAtgatttagattttaattataatattaagaccCAAAGTGTAGATGACAACAAAATACCTGCAAGCAAAATTAACGAACATCGTACTGATTTGGAATCTCTTTTAATTATGATGGCTATTGATTCGAACGTTGACTACAAAGAAAGAGATGATAgttttcaaaaaaacatattagacGTGGAAACTAACGATCATAATAATCAAATCTCCAGTACAATTGGAAAAGAGAACGGTAAAATATCAGAAGTACTCTGTATTATCCCCTTTAGAACTGAAGCCCAAAATAGACATAACTTTTTGggaaagaaatattttcaaaaatggaAGATTTTCACCGATACAAGGagacaaacaaaagaaagagAAATTgctattaataagtttttcgACAAACTGACGGAGAAAAAGAATAGTACAAAACAATCGACTGAatctgttaataaaacaaaattacacgtTCGAGATTACAACACCTATCAACACAG GTACAAagtgcaaaaaaatataattgctttacaaaagatgaaattaaacgaacaaaataaagttatagaacaacttaaatataataaaattattgaatcaTCAAAGCAGTCATTGGAAACAATGCGAGacgaaatttgtaaaacgtaTTACCAAATTGATCGACAACTCAAGCCGAAgatcaaatgtttaacaaacgAATTAAAGATTCGAGAAATAGAAG AACCAGCATTAGTGCTTCACTGTTTAAAAGTGCCGCAATTTATTCAACGTATGGAGAAAAGGGCAAGAGAACGTGAGGAAAAACATGCTATGATTCGAGAGAGACGACGGCAGATGGAAGAAGAACGCATTAGGCTGAAACAGCAG ACTGAATTGGCTAAAGCTGAAATGGACAAAGAAGAAAAGTTGAAACGAATGAAAGAATTAAAAGAGAAGCGAAAGAaggaaaaaatagaaaacataaGAAAGAAACAACATGCTGAAAGAATGAGGGCTCTCATTGTGATGGCGGATAtacattatgaaaaaaatttaatggcaAAATATGGaattaatccgttaaggaagcTAATGGCAATTAAGCTAGATAATATGGTAAAGGCTAAATCACATTACTTTTTCCAAGTAAAGAAGAATGTCTTTTTGCATTGGATGTGGTATACGGAAGATATGTGGTTGGAAAGAAATTACATAGCGGAAGATTTTtatagaaagaaaattttacgTAAAACGTTCAACTCTTTTAAACAG AACCATCgtgattataaattgaaacttCAAGTGGCCGAagattattatgatttatacGTATCTCAGTTAGTGTTTCGTGAATTTCGTAAAGGGAtagaattgattaaaaaagagTATGAGATGAAATGGTACAAGGCTGAAATTTATCATAACAG